The nucleotide window TTGGTCATCGGCTTGGCCGTGGCCGGTATCCGGTCAGCGGCGGCGCGGGTCAAGGGAGTCGAGTTGAACGGCTTCTTCGGAATCTACGGCCCCACCAATAAGGAAGGCCTCCAGGGGACCCGGGAAGCGCTCCGCCGCGGTTCGGCGGCGTTCGGGGGCCGCCTGACCTACTGGACCGGCAAAGCCTTGGGCCTCGAACTCACCGGCGCCTTCTCGCCGGCCCGGATCCGGGTGTCGTCGACCGCGGGCCAATTTGCCCGGAGCACCGCCGTGGCGATGGGCTCCGGCAAGCTGATGTTCAATCTCACCCCCGGCAGCAAGCTGTGCGGCCTCGCCCCCGGCGGCGGGGTGGCCGGCATTCACACCGGAAAAACCGTAGCCGATCCCAATGTCTCCGCCACGGACGTCGCCGGCGTCGCCGGAGTCTCGCTTCGCATCAACCTCGGCGAGAACGTCGCCCTCCGCGGCGACTTCGAAGACTATATCTACAATGGCAGCTTCGGCCGCGGCGCCAAGTCTACCCAGGACCTCGTCGTCACCGCCGGCCTCGCCCTCAAGTTCTAGTCCCCCCGCCGAGTGCCGAGTGCCGATCCTACCATAGGGGGGTATAGTATATTCCCTCATGCCCGAAACCATCACCCTCCCCGTCACCGGGATGACCTGCGCCGCCTGCCAGGCCCGGGTCCAGCGCACCCTGGAACGAACGCCGGGGGTCGATGAGGCTGCCGTCAACCTCATGCTTCACTCCGCCACGGTTCACTACGACCCGACGGCCACCACACCGGAGCGGCTGGTCGAGCTGATTCGGGACGCCGGGTACGGCGCCGAGCTGCCGGCAGCAGGCCAGACCGCCGAGGAGGCCCACCACTCGCTCGAGCAGGATCAAGACGCCGAGTACCGGGGGTACCGCGCGAAAGCCCTGGTCAGTGTCGGGCTCGGCCTGGTCGCCATGGTGGTGTCGATGCCCCTGATGCAAGGTCCCCATGCCGGGATGGACCCGGTGATGCGGTGGGCGGCCGGGGTGCTGAATCCGCCACTCGAAGCCGCCTGGCCGTGGCTCTACCGGGCCAACCCCGATCTGCTCCGGTGGACCCTCCTCTGCCTAACCGCCGTGGTCATGGCGTGGGGCGGCCGCCACTTCTACGCCGGGGCCTGGTCGGCCCTCCGCCACCGGACCGCCACCATGAACACCCTGGTGGCCCTCGGTACCGGCTCGGCTTTCGCCTTCAGTGTTGTGGCCACGGTGGCCCCCGAGGTCTTTGAACGAAACCAGCTGCCGGCCGACGTCTACTACGAGGCCGTGATTCTCATCATCGGGCTGCTGCTGCTCGGCCATACCCTGGAGGCTCGGGCCAAACGCCAGACCAGCGGGGCGCTCCGGGGACTGATCGACTTGAGCCCGAAACGGGCCCGGGTTCGGCGGAACGGCCAGGAGGTGGATCTGCCGCTCGAGGACGTCCGGGTTGGCGATCTGGTGCTGATTCGCCCGGGGGAACGGGTTCCAGTTGACGGCCTTATCGCCTCCGGGACCACCGACCTCGACGAGTCGATGATGACCGGGGAGCCCCTGCCGGTCCCGAAGGTGGCCGGCGACCGGGTCATCGGCGGAACGATCAATCGCACGGGGGCGGTGGAGTTTACCGTCACGGCCGTCGGGGCCGGTACGGTCCTGTCCCGGATCGTCACGATGATGCGCGATGCCCAGGCCACTCGGGCCCCGATTCAACGGATGGCCGACCGGATCAGCGCCGTCTTCGTCCCAGTCGTCGTCGCCATCGCCGCGATCACGTTCGTCGTCTGGTACGCCACCGCCGATACCGCACCGGTGGTCCGGGGCCTGACGGCGGCCATCTCGGTGCTGATTATCGCCTGTCCCTGTGCCATGGGGCTCGCGGTCCCCACCGCGGTGATGGTGGCCACCGGCAAGGGAGCCGAGCTCGGGATTCTGATCAAAGGCGGTGAAGCGCTCGAGCGGGCTGGCGGGCTCGATCTCTTACTGCTGGACAAGACCGGCACGATCACGTTAGGCCGGCCCGAGGTCGTGTCGGCCACCACCACGGAGACCCTGGCGGCGGCGGCCTCCTTGGAACGACTGTCGGAACATCCCTTGGCCGAGGCGATTGTCCGGGCGGCCCGGGACCAGGGACTCGAGTCCCGGCCGGTGGAGGGGTTTCGGGCCCTGCCCGGCCTCGGAGCTGTTGGGGTCGTCGACGGTGCCATGGTGGTGGTCGGGAATGGCCGGTTGATGGATGAGTACGGGATCCAGGTCGACCCGACAACGGTCCCGGCGACCGGCACCACTGTCTTCGTCGGGAGCAACGGATCGTTGCTCGGTCACCTGACCTTGGCCGACGCGCCCCGGCCGAGTTCCCGGGCGGCGGTGGCCCGGCTTAAGGCGATGGGGCTTGGCGTTGCCATGGTCACCGGCGACCGTCGGGCCGCGGCGGAGGCGATCGGGCGGGCGGTTGGGATCACGGACTTGGTGGCGGATGCGATGCCGGCGGACAAGATCGCTGAGGTTGGCCGGCGGATCGACCGGGGATTCTCGGTTGGCATGGTGGGCGACGGTGTCAACGATGCCCCGGCCCTGGTCAAAGCCAACGTGGGTTTCGTGATGGGATCAGGCACCGACGTGGCCATCGAGGCCGGCGATATCACCCTGATGCGGCCGGATCTTCAGGCCGTAGCCGATGCGGTCGAACTGTCCCGGCGGGCTCTTCGCTTGATGCGCCAAAACCTGTTCTGGGCGTTTGTCTACAACGTGATCGGGATCCCGGTGGCCGCCGGCGTGCTCTATCCCGTGTTTGGGGTGCAACTCAGCCCGATTCTGGCCAGTGCGGCCATGGCGATGAGTTCGGTGAGTGTGGTGTCGAATTCCCTTCGCCTTCGCGGGTTCCGGCCGGCTCGCGCGGGCCAGGTCTCTTGATATGGAGTTGGCAACATGACCAGAGGTGAGGGGCGGAAGGCGGTCGCGGTCGATCCGGATCTCAAGCAGCGGAATCTGCTGCGGCTCAAGAAAATCGAGGGCCAGGTTCGTGGCCTGGCCCGGATGGTGGAAGAAGATCGCTATTGCGCCGACATCATGACTCAGATTGCGTCAACCCACGAGGCGCTCCGGTCGGTTGGCCGTCAATTGATGCGACATCACCTGCGGCACTGCGCGGCCCATGCGGTGCGGGCCGGTGATGCCAAGGCCGAGGCGATGTACGATGAATTGCTCGACCTGATGTACATCCACTCCCGTTAGGGCTTCTCGGCATTCAGTTGGACGCCGGTTTCGGCGGCCAGGAGCTTGAGCAGAGTTCGGCCGCGTTTGTCGCGGGCATTGATCGAGACTCCGTTGTCGTCGGCGCGGAGGCGGAAGAGTTCTTCGCCGTTCTCACCGTTGATTTCGATCACGGCCCGGCCATCGCTGGCGTCGACCTTGACGGTGCCCCGATGCCGGGCGCCGTGGCCGCTCGAGACGTCGAACTCAGGTCTTGCCGCGGAAACGGTACCCGAGGCCGGCATGGAGGTGGAGGGCAGCGTTTGGAACCGAGGCATGGCCGTCAATGACCGGGACCCGGACGTAGGAGGCTGACGCGCGGGCGTCGAGGCTCAGCATCAGCCCGCCGGTGATTGGGAACTCCCGGGTCACCATGCCGAGCACGGAACCGCCGCTCAAGAAATATCCGTTCAGGCCCCGGTCGTGGTCGAGTTTCTTGTTGCGGACCGTGTTGATCGGGTAGGTGATGACCGGGCCGGCCCCGAGGCTGTAGGTCAGGTGTTTGGACCGAAACGCCCGGCTGACGGTGGCGATGTTGAACCCGTTGGTAATCCGGAACTGCTGGACCTCGGCCGGCGGATTGGTGAGATAGATCTTGTGATGGATATGATCGAGCCGCCAGCCGCGGTTGTCTTTCCAGACTCCGATCCGCCAGGCGTAGTACCAGGTTGGCCGGGTGGGCTTGGTGGTCCAGTGGGCTGTGAAGTTGAGGTCGGGTTGGCCGTCTTGGTGGATCGATATCGGCAGCGGGAGACTGGCGGCCGATCCGAAAAAGACCTGGACTTCGACTTGAGCGGACGCCGAGCGAGGGGCCAGTGCCAGCGCGCTGATTGCCAAACCGAGAGCGAGGAGTGCGCGTCGCATATCGATCAACATAATCGTTGCGCTGGGGCGGGGTGAACCCTAGGTTGATCCGATGCGATGGATTCTGCTTGGACTGCTGGCGGCCGGGTGCGAGATCCGCCGGGCCGAACCGGCCCGGCCTCCGGTTCCGCCTCCACTCTCCGGGTTTCGAGTGCCCCCCGACAGCGAGATACCCTCCGACCAAGTCGGGTCGGCCATCCGCCGGGGCCGGGCCCTCTTGGCGAACACCCGGGATAGCCTGCCCGGTCACGTAGGTAATCGGTTGCGCTGTACCAGTTGTCACCTCGATCTGGGGACCCGGCCGGACGCAGCCCCGTGGGTCGGGGTTTACAGCCGGTTCCCGCAATACCGGTCCCGCAATGCCCGGATCAACGTGATCCAGGATCGGATCAACGACTGTTTCCAGCGGAGCCTGAACGGCCAACCGTTGCCGTTAGGCGGCAAGGATATGGCCGACATCATCTCCTATATGGCGTTCCTGTCGCGCGGGGTTGCCCCCCCGGGCGAGGTGCCGGGCCAGGGCTTCGCGAAAATCGATCTCGTTGCGGCCGATCCGGCTGCGGGGCGATTGGTGTACGCCGCCCAATGCGCCCGGTGTCACGGTGGCCGGGGTGAGGGCCTGCCGAACCCCGATCCTCGGGGTCAGCCGAGGTACTATCCGCCGGTGTTTGGCCCCGAGTCGTATACAATCGGCGCCGGCATGGGCCGGCTCCGGACGGCGGCGTCGTTCGTCCGGCACAACATGCCTTTCGACCAACCGGGTACGCTCACGGACCAAGAGGCGTTTGACGTGGCCGCGTACATCAACGCGCAGAGCCGCCCTGACTTCGCCGCCAAAGCGAATGACTGGCCCAAGGGTGATCCGCCGCCCGACGTCGCCTATCCCACCAAGGCTGCCGCGGCGAAAGCCCGGCCGTAACCTGACGAAACCAGAATGGATTGCGAACCGAATCGGCGTGATGAAACGCCCTTCAGGCTTTGCCTTTCCATTTGTCGATTTCGCGCCGTTGCTTCTTGGTGGGCCGCCCAGCTCCCTCGAAGAAGATCGGTGCTTGGAGTTTGAGTTTTTCCGAGAGTGCCTGCCGGGCCGCCAAGCTGGCAGGGTCTTCTTGGTAGAGGGTGGCCGCGACGGAGGCGGGTCCCCGCCGATCCGCGAGACCGGTGACGTGCACGCGGTAGTGGAAAGGTCCCTGCCGGAGCGAGATCTCGTCACCCACCTTCACGGACCGGCTTCGTTTGGGCCGGTCGCCGTTCAGATCCACCTTCCCGCCGTCCACGGCCTCCGCCGCCAGGGTTCTGGTCTTGTAGAACCGGGCGGCCCAGAGCCAGCTATCGAGCCGGACCGAGGTTTGGTTTTCTGGCATTCTATTAAGCATAACTCTGATATTAACTTAGGTGGCCATTCGTCATCTAGAATCTGAGCCAATCCATGGGGCAGGGCCAAGTGCCGGACGCGGAGTCGAAACTCGTTCCAGCCCGGGGCGGGGCGCATCTGGACGTCAAACTTGGCCTCCCGAGCTTCCCGGTTCTGATGCGGGCGCTGTTCCTTGGCCGCACCGTGCTGGCGGTCACGACTCTAATCCAAGCGGCGCTGGCATTCAACGAACCGCCGGACGAGGGGGCGGATTTCGCTCGGTACGTGGCGTTCATCGCCGTTATCACGGTGGTCTTCGTCTTGGCGGTGACGGCCTACGGCGCTTTCGTCGTCTTTGTTCGACGGAGCCGCCCAAGCCTCGGCTTTCTCCAAAGCCAAGCGGCGATGGACATGCTGCTGGTGACGGCGCTGGTGCACTTTGCCGGGGCCGAACAAAGCGGCTGGGCGGCGCTCTACGTGCTGGTGATGGCGATGTACGGTCTCCTGATGCCGTTTCGGTCGGGGATCGTGATGTCGCTGTTTGGGTCGGTCCTGTTTCTTGCCAATGCCAGCTTTGCGCAGCCGGAGCGAACCCTGGGCCTCGGATTGTGGGGCCAAGTGGCGGTGTTTACCGTGGTCTTCATCTTCGTCGCATTCTCGGGGCATCGGCTGCGGGCGGCCGCGTTGGACCAGACCCAACTCGAAACTGAGCTCGAGCATGTCCGGTTCGAGGCCGATGAGATTCTCCGGAACATTCGGTCCGGAGTGTTGACCGTCAACAGTCAGGGCGAATTGGCGTTCATTAATCCGACCGCCGAGACGGTGCTTGGAATTGTGGCGGAGGATTGGTACAGGCGCCGGATCATGCCGGAGCTCGCCGAGCGGGCGCCGGAGCTCCATGCCGCGATCCAATCGGGCCTCGGCGGCGGCCAACGGGTGGCCCGGGCAGAGGGGTCGGTACACCGGCCCGACGGGCGGTCGTTTCCGATTGGGCTCTCGACCACGACGATTCAGCGGGAAACCGAGCAGTTGCCGTCGGTGACGGCAATCTTCAGTGATATTTCCGATGCCCAGTACTTGCAGGAGCTTCATCTGCGGGCGGAGCGGCTGGAGGCGGTGGCGGCGTTGTCTGCCTCCCTGGCCCACGAGATCCGGAATCCCTTGGCGTCGATTCGCAGTGCCGTGGAGCAATTGGCCCAATCGCACCGGGACGATCCGGACGAACGGTTGCTGGGCGATCTGGTGCTGCGTGAGAGTGACAGGTTGAGCCGGTTACTCGGAGAATTCCTCGATTTTTCGCGGGTGCGGGCCAGTCATTTCCGGGCGGTGAACCTGTTGACGGTGTCGAATGACGTGGCGCGGATGGTTCGGGAGCATCCGGATTGTGCCCCGACGATCGACCTCTCGGTGTCGGGTCCGGCCACGCTGGTGCAAGCCGATGAGGATCTGATTCACCGGATCGTGTGGAACTTGATGCTCAATGCGGTGCAGGCCGTGAAGGGTCCTGGCCGGGTGACCGTGACGATTGACATCCCGGACGCGGCCGAGTTGCCCCGCGGGTCGGGCCTCGACCAGGCGGTCCGCCTGCGGGTGGCCGATGACGGACCCGGCATCGATCCCGAGGTGCGGGACCGGCTGTTCCAGCCCTTCGTTTCGGGACGAACCGGCGGGAGCGGGCTGGGCCTGGCGATCGTGCAACGAGCGGTCGAGGCGCATCGCGGCTTGGTGTTGGTCGAGTCGCTGCCGGGTGAAGGGACTACATTTACCATTCTGCTACACGCGAAGATGACGATGGAGGAGGCGGTATGAGTCAACAACCCTCGATCCTGATCGTGGACGATGAGTCCGGGATCTTGGATACCCTGCGCATTCTGCTCAGGAAGGAGGGATTCGAGGTCACCACGGCCCAAGGCGGCAAGGCGGGACTCGAACAAATCCGGAGCGGCAATCACGACATCGTGCTGACTGATGTGCGGATGCCCCAAGTGAGCGGCCTCGATATCCTGCAGGCGGCCAAGGAGCAGGACATCATGACGCCGGTGCTGTTGATGACGGCGCAGGCCTCGCTCCAGACGGCGGTCGCGGCGGTCAACGCCGGCGCCTTTTACTACATCCAGAAGCCGTTTTCAAACGACGAACTCCTGGCCATTCTCAGGCGGGCCTGCGAATTCCGCCAGATCCGGGTCGAGAACCGGCTGCTGAAGCAGGACATCCGGCGGCGGGGCGACCGGCCCACGGTGTCCCGCCCGATCGGCAAGTCCCGGCGGTTCCTCGATTCGCTGCGGCTCGCCGAGGTCGTGGCCCCGACTGATTCGACGGTACTGATCCAGGGTGAGAGCGGAACCGGCAAGGAAGTCATCGCACGCTACCTCCATAACTTGTCGACCCGCGCCGACGGGCCGTTCATGTCGATCAACTGTGGGGCCTTGCCGGAGAACCTTCTCGAGAGCGAGTTGTTCGGGCACGTGAAGGGATCGTTTACCGGGGCGGTTCGGGACAAGCAGGGACTGTTTGCCGCGGCCCGGGGCGGGACGTTCTTCATGGATGAGGTCGGCGAGATGCCGCCGTCGTTGCAGGTCAAGCTGCTGCGGGTGCTCCAAGAGCGCGAAGTGATTCCAGTCGGCGCGACGGAGTCGATTC belongs to Gemmatimonadota bacterium and includes:
- a CDS encoding RNA-binding protein; protein product: MPENQTSVRLDSWLWAARFYKTRTLAAEAVDGGKVDLNGDRPKRSRSVKVGDEISLRQGPFHYRVHVTGLADRRGPASVAATLYQEDPASLAARQALSEKLKLQAPIFFEGAGRPTKKQRREIDKWKGKA
- the cadA gene encoding cadmium-translocating P-type ATPase, with the protein product MPETITLPVTGMTCAACQARVQRTLERTPGVDEAAVNLMLHSATVHYDPTATTPERLVELIRDAGYGAELPAAGQTAEEAHHSLEQDQDAEYRGYRAKALVSVGLGLVAMVVSMPLMQGPHAGMDPVMRWAAGVLNPPLEAAWPWLYRANPDLLRWTLLCLTAVVMAWGGRHFYAGAWSALRHRTATMNTLVALGTGSAFAFSVVATVAPEVFERNQLPADVYYEAVILIIGLLLLGHTLEARAKRQTSGALRGLIDLSPKRARVRRNGQEVDLPLEDVRVGDLVLIRPGERVPVDGLIASGTTDLDESMMTGEPLPVPKVAGDRVIGGTINRTGAVEFTVTAVGAGTVLSRIVTMMRDAQATRAPIQRMADRISAVFVPVVVAIAAITFVVWYATADTAPVVRGLTAAISVLIIACPCAMGLAVPTAVMVATGKGAELGILIKGGEALERAGGLDLLLLDKTGTITLGRPEVVSATTTETLAAAASLERLSEHPLAEAIVRAARDQGLESRPVEGFRALPGLGAVGVVDGAMVVVGNGRLMDEYGIQVDPTTVPATGTTVFVGSNGSLLGHLTLADAPRPSSRAAVARLKAMGLGVAMVTGDRRAAAEAIGRAVGITDLVADAMPADKIAEVGRRIDRGFSVGMVGDGVNDAPALVKANVGFVMGSGTDVAIEAGDITLMRPDLQAVADAVELSRRALRLMRQNLFWAFVYNVIGIPVAAGVLYPVFGVQLSPILASAAMAMSSVSVVSNSLRLRGFRPARAGQVS
- a CDS encoding transcriptional regulator, translated to MTRGEGRKAVAVDPDLKQRNLLRLKKIEGQVRGLARMVEEDRYCADIMTQIASTHEALRSVGRQLMRHHLRHCAAHAVRAGDAKAEAMYDELLDLMYIHSR
- a CDS encoding PAS domain S-box protein, with translation MGQGQVPDAESKLVPARGGAHLDVKLGLPSFPVLMRALFLGRTVLAVTTLIQAALAFNEPPDEGADFARYVAFIAVITVVFVLAVTAYGAFVVFVRRSRPSLGFLQSQAAMDMLLVTALVHFAGAEQSGWAALYVLVMAMYGLLMPFRSGIVMSLFGSVLFLANASFAQPERTLGLGLWGQVAVFTVVFIFVAFSGHRLRAAALDQTQLETELEHVRFEADEILRNIRSGVLTVNSQGELAFINPTAETVLGIVAEDWYRRRIMPELAERAPELHAAIQSGLGGGQRVARAEGSVHRPDGRSFPIGLSTTTIQRETEQLPSVTAIFSDISDAQYLQELHLRAERLEAVAALSASLAHEIRNPLASIRSAVEQLAQSHRDDPDERLLGDLVLRESDRLSRLLGEFLDFSRVRASHFRAVNLLTVSNDVARMVREHPDCAPTIDLSVSGPATLVQADEDLIHRIVWNLMLNAVQAVKGPGRVTVTIDIPDAAELPRGSGLDQAVRLRVADDGPGIDPEVRDRLFQPFVSGRTGGSGLGLAIVQRAVEAHRGLVLVESLPGEGTTFTILLHAKMTMEEAV
- a CDS encoding c-type cytochrome, translating into MRWILLGLLAAGCEIRRAEPARPPVPPPLSGFRVPPDSEIPSDQVGSAIRRGRALLANTRDSLPGHVGNRLRCTSCHLDLGTRPDAAPWVGVYSRFPQYRSRNARINVIQDRINDCFQRSLNGQPLPLGGKDMADIISYMAFLSRGVAPPGEVPGQGFAKIDLVAADPAAGRLVYAAQCARCHGGRGEGLPNPDPRGQPRYYPPVFGPESYTIGAGMGRLRTAASFVRHNMPFDQPGTLTDQEAFDVAAYINAQSRPDFAAKANDWPKGDPPPDVAYPTKAAAAKARP
- a CDS encoding sigma-54-dependent Fis family transcriptional regulator; protein product: MSQQPSILIVDDESGILDTLRILLRKEGFEVTTAQGGKAGLEQIRSGNHDIVLTDVRMPQVSGLDILQAAKEQDIMTPVLLMTAQASLQTAVAAVNAGAFYYIQKPFSNDELLAILRRACEFRQIRVENRLLKQDIRRRGDRPTVSRPIGKSRRFLDSLRLAEVVAPTDSTVLIQGESGTGKEVIARYLHNLSTRADGPFMSINCGALPENLLESELFGHVKGSFTGAVRDKQGLFAAARGGTFFMDEVGEMPPSLQVKLLRVLQEREVIPVGATESIPVDVRIIAATNRDLEEEVRRGHFRSDLFYRLNVIALELPPLRDRRDDLVLLIDNFLQELSSERSDAPKALSSEALDAVMVYDWPGNVRELQNALEHAVVLSRGDVIDPMSLPERITRRRKEPLVAERSSPNPSLDIVERAYIMWVLQSEGGNKTRAAEVLGIDPSTLYRKLSRYEEQTTGV